CCGTCACGCCAAATCCAGCTGGGATAGCCCGGCGACCGAGGATTTCGACCGTCCCCTGAACGGACGCGGCCGCAAGGACGCCAAGCATATGGGGCGATACATGGAGGAACAGGGCATCCGGCCGGGCATCGCCCTGGTGTCGGCGGCGGCGCGCACCCTGGCCACCTGGGAATTGCTCGAACCCCATCTCGAGGGCGTGCCGGTGACCATCGAGGCCGAATTGTACGAAGCAAGCAAGGCGCGGCTGCTGACCCGGCTGCGTGGATTGGACGATCACATCGAGTCGGTGCTGATGATCGGCCACAATCCCGGTATCGGCCGCCTGGCCGAAGTGCTGGTCGACCATCACGGCGACCCGGCCCAACTGGCCGCCCTGGCGGACAAGTTCCCCACCGGCGCCCTGGCGGCCATCGATCTGGACATCGGCCATTGGGGCGAGGTGGAGGCGGGGCGCGGCCGGCTGGCGGCCTTTGTCCGCCCGAAAGATCTTGGCTCAGAGGAAGACTGACTACAGCGTTCCCGGAAACGCGCCGCCGTCGATCAACAGGTTCTGGCCGGTGATGAAGCCGGCCTGGGCCGAGCACAGATAGGCGCAGGCGTCGCCGAACTCGGCCGGATCGCCGAAGCGGCCGGCGGGATTGGCTTGGCGCCGCCTGTCCAGCACCTCGTCCACCCCAATGCCTTGAGCCTTGGCCTGTCCCTCCATGGTGACACGCAGGCGGTCGGTATCGAACGGACCGGGCAGCAGGTTGTTGATGGTGACGTTGTGGCGCACCGTCTGGCGCGCCAGCCCGGCGACAAAGCCGGTAAGTCCCGCCCGCGCCCCGTTGGACAGGCCCAGGGTGTCGATGGGGGCCTTCACCGCCGCCGAGGTGATGTTGACGATGCGCCCGAATTTCCGCGCGATCATCTGATCCACCGTGGCCTTGATCAGCTCGATGGGGGTCAGCATGTTGGCGTCCAGCGCCTTGATCCATTGGGCGCGGTCCCAGTCGCGGAAATCGCCGGGCGGCGGGCCGCCGGCATTGGTCACCAGGATGTCGGGATCGGAAAGGATGGACAGCAGCACGCCCCGCCCCGCCGGGGTGGTGACGTCCACCGGAACCGTCTTGATGGCGGCGCCGGTCCTGGCGCGGATTTCCTTGGCGGCCTGCTCCAGCACCTCGGGGCGGCGCGCCGCCATCACCACGTTGACGCCCTCGCGGGCCAGGGATTCGGCACAGGCGCGGCCCAAGCCCCGGGAGGCGCCGCAGACGATGGCGCTACGGCCCTTCAGTCCCAGATCCATTGTCGTCATCCTCCAGAATGCGCCGGGCCAGCGGCACGGTGACGGAGCGGCGGCCGGCCAGGGCGGCACGGTCCAGACGCTCCACCAGACCGGCGCAGGCGGCGAAGCTGCGCTCCATGCGGCCCACCAGGAAGTGAACCACATCCTCGCCGATGCGTAACTGGCGATCATCGAACAGCTTGACCAGCAGGGCGGCCAGAAGGGCGTCGTCGGGAGTGCCGATGGACGCCACCGGCATGGCCAGCAGCCGCGAGCGCAGGTCAGGCAGCCGTACCGCCCAGGCAACCGGCGGAGTGCGGGCGGTCAGCAGCAGGATACGGCCCAGCTCGCGGCCCTGGTTGATCAGATGGAACAGCGCCACCTCGTCCAGGGCTCCCGGCCGGTCGCAATCCTCCACCACCAGCACCGGCACCGATTCCAGCAGGGGACGCGAGGATTCGGGGCTGACCTCGGCGGCGGAAATCAGCATGCCACCGCCGGCATGGGCGAACAGATGGGCCAAATGGGTCTTGCCGCTGCCCGCCGGGCCGACGAGGATGCTGGCCGGGCCGGGCCAGCGCCCGGGCGCGGACACCCAGGCATGGGCCGCCTCGTTGCAAGGCGCCACCAGGAAATCGTCAGCGGCCAGCGAGGGCACGTGCCCGAACGCCAGGGGAAGCTGGGCGTCGCTCATGACTTGCTGTAATCGTCCCCGACGCCGTCGTACAGGGAACTTTTCATGTAGTTCTGCAGGGCGAAGCGGGTCAGTACGCCGATCACCGAAGCGGCGGGCACCGCCAGCAGGATGCCGACGAAGCCGAACAGGGCACCGCCGGCCAGCAGCGAGAAGATGATCCACACCGGATGCAGGCCGACCCGGTCGCCCACCAGCTTGGGCGTCAGGAAATTGCCCTCCAGCACGTTGCCGACCAGGAACACGACGCCGACGCCACCCAGCAGGTGCCATTCGCCGCCCTGGGCCAGGGCAAGGCCGATGCTGGCGATCAGGCCGATCAGCATGCCCACGTAGGGGACGAAGGCCCCCAACCCGGTGCCCAGCCCGATCATCAGGCCGAGGTCGAGACCGGTGAGCGTCAGCCCGACGCCGTAGAACACGGCCAGTACCATGCACACCGTGGCCTGGCCGCGCACGAAGCCGGCGATGGTGCGGTCGATTTCCTTCAACTCGAAACGGATGGTCTCGGCATGGTGGCGGGGCAGCCAGTTGTCCACCTTGGCGACCATGTGGTCCCAGTCGCGCAGCAGATAGAAGGTCACCACCGGAGTGATGAACAGCAGCGACAGAATGCTCATCATGGCGATGCCGCCCGACAGCACCCCCTTGACGACCCCCAGCCCCCATTCCACCGCCGTGCCGGCATAGGCCCCGGCCGACGAGCGCAGTCTGGCCAGATCGTCGGGCGACAGGTGGCGGTAGACCTCCTCCAGCAGCGGCGTGGCACGCAGTTGCAGGGATTCGGCATAGGTGGGCACCTTGTGGACGAAGGTCACCACCTGACCCTGGATCATGGGGGCCAACAGGGTCAGCCCCAGGCCCATCAGGCCGAAGAACACCAGGCAGATCACCGCCGTCGCCAGGGTGCGCGACAGCCCGGCCCGCTCCATGCGGTCGGCCAGGGGATCGAGGAAATAGGCCACCGCCATGCCGGCCACGAAGGGCAGCATCACGCTGCGCAGCATATAGAGCAGTACCAGGAAGACCGCGCCGCCGATCAGCCAGAAGCGCAGCCGCTGACCCGAACTCATGCTCATGGCACCCCCTTGAGACGCATGGCCCAGAATCCGTCGTTCCAATCCATCGACAGGCCGGCGGCCGCCAGGGTGGACTTGACCTGCTCGGGCTCGCCCACCGTGTACAGCATCAGCGCCGCCTCTTCACGCGACAGCGAAACGATCTCCCAGCGGCGCACCAGGGTGACGCGGCCCAGGCGCTCGCGCACCGCCACCCAATCGTCCAGCCCGCGCAGTTGCACCATCACCGCCATGGACGCCGCCCGGTCGAAGGACAGCAGGTTCTGCTGCTTGTAGGCGCCGTCCAGGGTCTGGGCCGCCTCGGCGGCGGCATGGCGCAGCACGGCGTCCAGGCCGGCCTCGCCGATGGGATAAGAGCGGGTGTCGAAGGGCTTCATCACGCCGGGCATGCCGGTGGCGGTCACCTCGAGCGTATTGGCGGCGCCGTTGACCATGGCGGTCATCACCAGCACGTCGGGGGTACGGAAGCGGGAGCCCAGCCCGGCCAGGGCATCGGCATCGCCGGCCAGGGCCTTTTCCACCGGCACGGATTGGACATCGACCAGATCGCCGGTGGGCACCACCAGCGGCACCAGACCGCCGCTGCCCTGGCCCAGCCATGCCGCCCGCCATGGATTGGGGTCATCCCACAGCAGGGCGCGGCCGGCTCCGACCGGGCGGAACACCGGCACGATGACCACCGGACGGGGACGGGGCTCGGCATACTTGATATTGGCGTCGCGCAGCAGCTTCTTCACCGCCGCCTGATTGTAGCGGACGGTCAGCGAGGCGATGTAGCGCACCGCCGACGACCGCTCGTACTCGATCGCCACGTCGCGGACGTATTGCAACGCTTCGGCATGGGGCAGACGGCCGTGATCGGCCGGCATGGTCAGGCGTTCGAGCAGGCGCCGGAAACCGACCCGCTGGGCCTCGGCGATAGCCTGCTCCTTGGCCGCCGCCACGGCCTGGGCGGTGATATCGACCTCGATGCCATGCACGGCGAAGGCATCGGCGGCCCGCGCGGCGCCGGAAAACGTCAGCAGAAGGGCGAGGACCAGCCCGGCAAGCCGGAGACCGCGAGAAGACATTGCAAACCGTCCGGGATGAAGTATTTTGGCCCACTCAATTCTGCCCGAGACCATACCACACCCATGCCCACGAGGAAGCCCATTCCCGCGCAAGACAAAAGCCAAGGCCTGACCTACCGCGATGCCGGCGTCGATATCGACGCCGGCGAAGCATTGGTCGAGGCCATCAAGCCGCTCGCCAAGTCCACCGCCCGTTCGGGCGGCGCCGCCGGTCTGGGCGGTTTCGGCGCGCTGTTCGACCTCAAGGCCGCCGGGTTCAAGGACCCGATCCTGGTCTCCTCCACCGATGGCGTCGGCACCAAGCTGCGCGTCGCCATCGAGGCGGGCAAGCACGACACCGTGGGCATCGATCTGGTGGCCATGTGCGTCAACGATCTGGTAGTCCAGGGCGCCGAGCCGCTGTTCTTCCTCGACTATTTCGCCACCGGCAAGCTGAAGGTGGCCGAGGGCACCGCCATCGTATCCGGCATCGCCGAAGGCTGCCGTCAGGCCGGCTGCGCCCTGGTGGGCGGCGAGACCGCCGAGATGCCCGGCATGTATTCCGAGGGCGATTACGATCTGGCCGGCTTCTCGGTGGGCGCCGCCGAGCGCGACCGCCTGCTGCCCGTCGAGGACGTGGCCGAGGGCGACGTGCTGCTGGGCCTCGCCTCCTCTGGGGTGCATTCCAACGGCTATTCCCTGGTACGCCGCATCGTGG
The DNA window shown above is from Magnetospirillum sp. 15-1 and carries:
- a CDS encoding histidine phosphatase family protein, whose protein sequence is MRKLFLLRHAKSSWDSPATEDFDRPLNGRGRKDAKHMGRYMEEQGIRPGIALVSAAARTLATWELLEPHLEGVPVTIEAELYEASKARLLTRLRGLDDHIESVLMIGHNPGIGRLAEVLVDHHGDPAQLAALADKFPTGALAAIDLDIGHWGEVEAGRGRLAAFVRPKDLGSEED
- a CDS encoding SDR family oxidoreductase, coding for MDLGLKGRSAIVCGASRGLGRACAESLAREGVNVVMAARRPEVLEQAAKEIRARTGAAIKTVPVDVTTPAGRGVLLSILSDPDILVTNAGGPPPGDFRDWDRAQWIKALDANMLTPIELIKATVDQMIARKFGRIVNITSAAVKAPIDTLGLSNGARAGLTGFVAGLARQTVRHNVTINNLLPGPFDTDRLRVTMEGQAKAQGIGVDEVLDRRRQANPAGRFGDPAEFGDACAYLCSAQAGFITGQNLLIDGGAFPGTL
- a CDS encoding DNA replication protein; amino-acid sequence: MSDAQLPLAFGHVPSLAADDFLVAPCNEAAHAWVSAPGRWPGPASILVGPAGSGKTHLAHLFAHAGGGMLISAAEVSPESSRPLLESVPVLVVEDCDRPGALDEVALFHLINQGRELGRILLLTARTPPVAWAVRLPDLRSRLLAMPVASIGTPDDALLAALLVKLFDDRQLRIGEDVVHFLVGRMERSFAACAGLVERLDRAALAGRRSVTVPLARRILEDDDNGSGTEGP
- a CDS encoding AI-2E family transporter, which codes for MSMSSGQRLRFWLIGGAVFLVLLYMLRSVMLPFVAGMAVAYFLDPLADRMERAGLSRTLATAVICLVFFGLMGLGLTLLAPMIQGQVVTFVHKVPTYAESLQLRATPLLEEVYRHLSPDDLARLRSSAGAYAGTAVEWGLGVVKGVLSGGIAMMSILSLLFITPVVTFYLLRDWDHMVAKVDNWLPRHHAETIRFELKEIDRTIAGFVRGQATVCMVLAVFYGVGLTLTGLDLGLMIGLGTGLGAFVPYVGMLIGLIASIGLALAQGGEWHLLGGVGVVFLVGNVLEGNFLTPKLVGDRVGLHPVWIIFSLLAGGALFGFVGILLAVPAASVIGVLTRFALQNYMKSSLYDGVGDDYSKS
- a CDS encoding DUF2066 domain-containing protein, with translation MSSRGLRLAGLVLALLLTFSGAARAADAFAVHGIEVDITAQAVAAAKEQAIAEAQRVGFRRLLERLTMPADHGRLPHAEALQYVRDVAIEYERSSAVRYIASLTVRYNQAAVKKLLRDANIKYAEPRPRPVVIVPVFRPVGAGRALLWDDPNPWRAAWLGQGSGGLVPLVVPTGDLVDVQSVPVEKALAGDADALAGLGSRFRTPDVLVMTAMVNGAANTLEVTATGMPGVMKPFDTRSYPIGEAGLDAVLRHAAAEAAQTLDGAYKQQNLLSFDRAASMAVMVQLRGLDDWVAVRERLGRVTLVRRWEIVSLSREEAALMLYTVGEPEQVKSTLAAAGLSMDWNDGFWAMRLKGVP
- the purM gene encoding phosphoribosylformylglycinamidine cyclo-ligase, with the translated sequence MPTRKPIPAQDKSQGLTYRDAGVDIDAGEALVEAIKPLAKSTARSGGAAGLGGFGALFDLKAAGFKDPILVSSTDGVGTKLRVAIEAGKHDTVGIDLVAMCVNDLVVQGAEPLFFLDYFATGKLKVAEGTAIVSGIAEGCRQAGCALVGGETAEMPGMYSEGDYDLAGFSVGAAERDRLLPVEDVAEGDVLLGLASSGVHSNGYSLVRRIVEKGGLSYDSDAPFAPGRKLGEALLEPTRIYVKSCLAAIKAGTIKALAHITGGGLIENVPRVLPEGVVAEIDGSAWVLPPVFKWLAREGGVAAHEMARTFNCGIGMVVVVAAAKADEAARILGQHGETVVRIGRIRARKGDEAQSQVLNQGEWV